In a genomic window of Roseiflexus castenholzii DSM 13941:
- a CDS encoding FAD-binding and (Fe-S)-binding domain-containing protein, producing MKYDDLAAELRECVMGDVQTDAISRALYATDASIYQIEPLGVVLPKDEADVAALVRLARLRRLPIVPRGGGTSLAGQAVGRAIHVDFTKYMNRLLEVNVAGQWAWVEPGIVLDHLNAELAPHNMKFAPDVSPSNRATIGGMIANNSSGMYSLVYGKTIDHVLELKVMLSDGSITTFRPLDEAELRACMANTDLEGRIYRTVARLAREHADEIARRYPKVLRRVGGYNLDAFVPVNDDDATRYGIMFGARSPDRRFNMTNMIVGSEGTLALVLAARLRLVPRPKHTAIAILEFDTLDAALDAVVPCLECSPAAVELMDDILLDLTRKSHEYAQYLALFVQGRPGALLQVEFFGESEDEVHASLTRLEQHLRTRCSAITPMSDARRKNAVLAVRKAGLPLLQSLSPDLKPETFVEDSAVPPEKLNVYLRRFRNICHAHGVQVAFYGHASVGVIHARPLLNLKHADDVRKMRAIAEEIKDLVIEFGGALSGEHGDGMLRAEFNRELFGETLYEAFREIKHTFDPYDIFNPGKIVDAPPMDRHLRYGERYHPIQLHTRFRFSDTGGIVGAVELCNGNGLCRKMSGGTMCPSYMVTRDEEHSTRGRANALRMVFSGALPLDALTGARMKEVMDLCLECKGCTGECPSRVNMTRLKSEWLSIYYEQHGIPLRSRIFGAIRTINELGSRLAPLANRLLALPFVPTLQERLIGVSRQRRLPPFAAQPFHRWFAARQSPVDADRPSVVLFPDTFADYNDPHIAQAAVRVLEAAGYRVLLPTRRVCCGRPQISKGLLKEVQALAQRQLDALGPYAAAGIPIIGLEPSCILSFRDEYPDLLDDPRTATLAQMSFLFDEFLAREVRAGRATLRFRDQAPRRYLFHGHCHQKALIGSAYALALLRMIPGADAREVDSGCCGMAGSFGYEAEHYAISQKIGERALFPAVRALPATAEVVAMGTSCRQQIADGTGRRARHLAEVLADALEE from the coding sequence ATGAAGTATGACGATCTTGCCGCCGAACTGCGCGAGTGCGTCATGGGCGACGTGCAGACCGATGCGATTTCACGCGCTCTCTACGCAACCGACGCGAGCATCTACCAGATTGAGCCGCTTGGTGTGGTGCTGCCAAAGGACGAAGCGGACGTCGCTGCGCTCGTGCGCCTGGCGCGCCTGCGGCGCCTGCCGATTGTGCCGCGCGGCGGCGGCACCAGCCTGGCAGGGCAGGCGGTTGGACGCGCTATTCACGTCGATTTCACCAAGTACATGAACCGCCTGCTAGAGGTGAATGTCGCCGGACAGTGGGCATGGGTTGAACCGGGGATCGTCCTCGATCACCTGAATGCGGAACTTGCGCCGCACAATATGAAGTTTGCGCCGGATGTCTCTCCGTCGAACCGTGCCACAATCGGCGGCATGATCGCCAACAATTCATCCGGCATGTACTCGCTGGTGTACGGCAAGACCATCGATCACGTGCTGGAGTTGAAGGTCATGCTGTCCGATGGCAGTATCACTACCTTTCGCCCGCTCGATGAAGCGGAACTGCGCGCCTGCATGGCGAACACTGACCTCGAGGGGCGCATCTACCGCACGGTAGCGCGGCTGGCGCGCGAGCATGCCGACGAAATTGCGCGGCGCTATCCCAAAGTGCTGCGGCGCGTCGGCGGTTACAACCTCGATGCGTTCGTTCCGGTGAACGACGATGACGCCACCCGCTACGGCATCATGTTTGGCGCGCGATCACCCGACCGACGCTTCAACATGACGAACATGATTGTCGGTTCGGAAGGCACGCTGGCGCTGGTGCTGGCGGCACGCCTGCGTCTTGTTCCACGCCCGAAGCATACCGCCATTGCTATTCTGGAGTTTGACACACTCGATGCCGCGCTCGATGCGGTCGTTCCCTGCCTGGAGTGCAGTCCGGCCGCCGTCGAACTGATGGACGACATTCTGCTCGACCTGACGCGCAAATCGCACGAATATGCACAATATCTGGCGCTCTTCGTCCAGGGAAGGCCAGGCGCGCTGTTGCAGGTCGAGTTCTTCGGCGAGTCCGAGGATGAGGTGCATGCCAGCCTGACGCGGTTGGAGCAGCATCTGCGCACCCGGTGCAGCGCCATCACCCCCATGAGTGATGCGCGCCGGAAGAACGCCGTGCTGGCGGTGCGCAAAGCGGGTCTGCCGCTGCTCCAGTCCCTCTCGCCGGACCTGAAGCCGGAGACGTTCGTTGAAGACTCTGCCGTGCCGCCAGAGAAGTTGAACGTCTACCTGCGCCGCTTTCGCAATATTTGCCACGCGCATGGTGTGCAGGTCGCTTTTTATGGACATGCCAGCGTCGGCGTTATCCATGCCCGCCCGCTGCTCAACCTGAAGCATGCCGATGATGTGCGGAAAATGCGCGCCATTGCGGAGGAAATCAAGGACCTCGTGATAGAGTTCGGCGGCGCGCTCTCCGGCGAACATGGCGATGGCATGCTACGCGCCGAGTTCAACCGCGAGTTGTTTGGCGAAACGCTCTACGAAGCGTTTCGTGAGATCAAGCATACCTTCGATCCTTACGACATCTTCAACCCCGGCAAAATCGTCGATGCCCCGCCGATGGATCGCCATTTGCGCTATGGCGAGCGCTACCATCCGATCCAGTTGCACACCCGCTTCCGTTTCAGCGATACCGGCGGCATCGTCGGCGCCGTCGAGTTGTGCAATGGCAATGGTCTATGCCGCAAAATGTCCGGCGGCACGATGTGCCCCAGTTACATGGTGACGCGCGATGAAGAACACTCGACACGCGGGCGCGCGAATGCGCTACGCATGGTCTTTTCTGGTGCGCTTCCGCTCGATGCGCTCACCGGTGCGCGTATGAAAGAGGTGATGGACCTCTGCCTGGAGTGCAAAGGATGCACTGGCGAGTGTCCGTCGCGGGTCAACATGACGCGCCTGAAATCGGAATGGCTGTCGATCTACTACGAGCAGCATGGCATTCCGCTGCGATCACGCATCTTTGGCGCTATCCGAACGATCAACGAACTCGGCAGTCGCCTCGCGCCACTGGCGAACCGTCTGCTCGCATTGCCGTTCGTTCCGACGCTCCAGGAACGTCTGATCGGCGTCAGTCGTCAGCGCCGTTTACCGCCGTTTGCAGCGCAACCATTCCACCGCTGGTTTGCCGCCCGTCAGTCGCCGGTTGACGCTGACCGTCCTTCGGTCGTTCTCTTTCCCGACACCTTCGCCGACTACAACGATCCGCACATCGCGCAAGCGGCGGTGCGCGTCCTGGAAGCCGCCGGGTATCGTGTGCTCCTGCCGACGCGCCGCGTCTGCTGCGGGCGTCCGCAGATTTCGAAGGGATTGCTGAAGGAAGTCCAGGCGCTGGCGCAGCGGCAGCTCGATGCTCTGGGACCCTATGCCGCCGCCGGTATTCCGATCATCGGTCTCGAACCGAGTTGTATCCTGAGCTTCCGCGACGAGTATCCCGACCTGCTGGACGACCCACGCACCGCGACGCTGGCCCAGATGTCGTTCCTGTTCGATGAGTTCCTGGCGCGCGAAGTGCGCGCCGGTCGCGCAACGTTGCGTTTCCGCGATCAGGCGCCGCGCCGATATCTGTTCCATGGTCACTGCCACCAGAAGGCGCTCATCGGCAGCGCCTATGCGCTGGCGCTGCTCCGGATGATCCCCGGCGCCGACGCGCGCGAGGTTGATAGCGGGTGCTGCGGCATGGCGGGGTCCTTTGGATATGAAGCAGAACACTACGCCATCTCGCAGAAGATCGGTGAACGCGCGCTCTTCCCTGCGGTGCGTGCATTGCCCGCCACCGCTGAGGTTGTCGCAATGGGAACCAGTTGCCGCCAGCAGATCGCCGATGGAACCGGACGGCGCGCGCGACACCTCGCCGAAGTGTTGGCGGATGCGCTCGAAGAGTAG
- a CDS encoding APC family permease gives MMTELKRLVVGRPLANDQLVHERLPKRLALAVFSSDALSSTAYATEAILIVLSAAGAAALGLATPIALGIAVLLMTVAFSYSQTIKAYPQGGGTYIVARENLGTIPSLTAASALLIDYILTVAVSMSAGVAAITSAWPVLDPYRVELAVGLIGLVSLANLRGMKESGAMFAIPTYTFIASMFLLIGAGLVNVVTGNVTPAPPPQTPHLPAEAGALSLFLILRAFAAGCTALTGIEAIADGVPAFRKPESHNAAITLAIMAVLLVTMFLGITVLANAYHIIPDGSHEPETANSQLARAIFGAGSPFYFLLQIATMAILVLASNTAFADFPRLAYFLARDRYFPRQFTQRGDRLVFSNGIVALGLIASILVVAFHAREQALLPLYAVGVFISFTISQVGMVQHWRRAQTPGWRRSALINGFGATMTGVVMVVLAVTKFREGAWAVLLLIPMVVMALLSIHNHYVAVAEQLSLEGAPRPAPVRRHTALVLVSGVHRGVIPALQYALSIAPDNVTAVYVDLDAENTEKIRRKWEEWGCGIPLVILPSPYRSLMQPLLQYIDEVEARYDDDVLTIILPEFVPSKWWQYMLHNQTGLQLKAALFFSRGKVVTSVPYHLEH, from the coding sequence ATGATGACCGAACTCAAACGTCTGGTCGTTGGCCGTCCGCTCGCCAACGACCAGTTAGTCCACGAGCGATTGCCCAAGCGCCTGGCGCTTGCCGTGTTCTCATCCGACGCGCTTTCATCGACGGCATACGCCACCGAGGCGATCCTGATCGTTCTTTCGGCGGCTGGCGCAGCGGCGCTTGGGCTTGCCACCCCGATCGCGCTCGGCATCGCCGTGCTGTTGATGACCGTCGCCTTTTCCTACAGCCAGACGATCAAAGCCTACCCGCAGGGTGGCGGCACATATATCGTCGCGCGCGAAAATCTGGGAACGATCCCGTCGCTCACGGCGGCGTCGGCACTGTTGATCGACTACATCCTGACGGTCGCGGTCAGTATGTCGGCAGGGGTAGCCGCGATCACCTCCGCCTGGCCCGTGTTGGATCCATACCGCGTTGAACTTGCGGTCGGATTGATCGGACTGGTCAGCCTGGCGAATCTGCGCGGCATGAAGGAGTCGGGTGCGATGTTCGCTATACCGACGTATACCTTCATTGCCAGCATGTTCTTGCTGATCGGCGCAGGGCTGGTGAATGTCGTGACCGGCAACGTCACACCTGCACCGCCGCCGCAGACTCCTCACCTGCCAGCCGAGGCCGGTGCGCTTTCATTATTCCTCATTCTGCGCGCATTTGCAGCAGGTTGTACGGCGCTAACCGGCATCGAAGCGATTGCCGACGGCGTGCCCGCCTTCAGGAAGCCTGAATCGCATAATGCAGCGATAACGCTGGCAATCATGGCTGTGCTGCTCGTCACCATGTTTCTCGGTATCACCGTACTGGCAAATGCGTATCACATCATTCCCGATGGCAGCCACGAGCCGGAAACGGCGAACTCACAACTCGCGCGCGCGATTTTCGGCGCGGGATCACCGTTCTACTTCCTGCTCCAGATTGCAACGATGGCAATCCTGGTGCTGGCGTCGAACACCGCATTTGCCGACTTTCCGCGGCTGGCGTACTTCCTGGCGCGCGACCGCTATTTTCCGCGTCAGTTCACCCAACGCGGCGACCGTCTGGTCTTCTCCAACGGCATTGTCGCCCTGGGCTTGATCGCGTCGATCCTGGTGGTTGCCTTTCACGCGCGTGAGCAGGCATTGCTGCCGCTCTACGCGGTTGGCGTCTTTATCTCATTTACCATCTCGCAGGTGGGCATGGTGCAGCACTGGCGGCGAGCGCAGACGCCGGGATGGCGCCGCAGCGCTCTGATCAACGGTTTTGGCGCGACGATGACCGGCGTCGTGATGGTAGTGCTGGCAGTGACGAAGTTCCGCGAAGGAGCGTGGGCAGTGCTGCTCCTCATCCCGATGGTGGTGATGGCGCTGCTGAGCATCCACAACCACTACGTCGCGGTCGCCGAACAATTGTCGCTGGAAGGCGCGCCGCGCCCTGCACCGGTGCGGCGTCATACGGCGCTGGTGCTGGTGAGCGGCGTTCACCGCGGTGTGATTCCGGCGCTGCAATATGCGCTGTCGATTGCACCCGACAATGTGACGGCAGTCTATGTCGATCTCGATGCAGAGAATACGGAAAAGATCAGGCGCAAATGGGAGGAGTGGGGATGCGGCATTCCACTGGTCATTCTACCATCGCCGTACCGCTCACTGATGCAGCCGCTGCTCCAGTATATCGACGAAGTCGAAGCGCGCTACGACGACGACGTGCTGACGATCATTCTGCCGGAATTCGTGCCGTCGAAGTGGTGGCAGTACATGCTCCATAATCAGACCGGGTTGCAACTCAAGGCTGCGCTCTTCTTCAGCCGCGGTAAAGTAGTGACGAGCGTGCCGTACCATCTGGAGCACTGA
- a CDS encoding SPFH domain-containing protein codes for MNVAGRTIAIVFALLIIVGLGAATARFVQVDEGQRGIIITSGAVEGVQEPGVFFRPFAPLTRVEIVNVRRQTLQISQNVASSDKQLYDIDIQIDFSRKTDPESLRQMYARLGAEDDLLRLQLEGFASDALKSASTQFTLDQALSDRGGFSQRIRANLTSPPGPGQQSPADQLFVVIEAVKVLDIKVSEEYARLLSEKANLEVKIETEERRRQQIEAEQANNLFQAEQEARVALTREKGQTAAALEAANREAQVRAIQGRYWRENPELFELRTRELMVEMLKSGNIWFIDPNTNITLLLNQMATGTTVVPNPSSGQRTSTQPSQPATPEQPAAPTTPTTP; via the coding sequence ATGAATGTTGCAGGGCGGACTATCGCCATTGTGTTTGCGCTGTTGATCATCGTTGGATTGGGAGCGGCGACCGCGCGCTTTGTGCAGGTGGACGAAGGGCAACGCGGGATCATCATCACCAGCGGTGCGGTTGAAGGCGTGCAGGAACCGGGTGTCTTCTTCCGTCCGTTTGCGCCGCTGACGCGCGTCGAGATTGTGAACGTCCGCCGTCAGACGCTCCAGATCTCGCAGAATGTCGCCAGCAGTGACAAGCAACTCTACGATATTGATATTCAGATCGACTTCAGCCGGAAGACCGATCCTGAGTCACTGCGCCAGATGTATGCGCGCCTCGGCGCTGAAGACGATCTCCTCCGTCTGCAACTCGAAGGTTTCGCCTCCGATGCGCTGAAGAGCGCCAGCACGCAGTTCACGCTCGACCAGGCGCTCTCCGACCGCGGCGGGTTTTCCCAACGTATTCGCGCGAATCTGACGTCGCCGCCCGGTCCCGGACAGCAAAGCCCTGCCGATCAACTGTTTGTTGTTATCGAGGCGGTGAAGGTGCTCGATATTAAGGTCAGTGAAGAATATGCCCGCCTCCTCTCCGAAAAGGCGAACCTGGAAGTCAAGATCGAAACGGAGGAGCGCCGCCGCCAGCAGATCGAAGCGGAACAGGCAAACAATCTGTTCCAGGCGGAGCAAGAAGCGCGCGTGGCGCTGACCCGTGAAAAGGGGCAAACGGCGGCGGCCCTCGAGGCGGCGAACCGCGAGGCGCAGGTGCGCGCAATCCAGGGACGCTACTGGCGCGAGAACCCGGAACTGTTCGAATTACGCACGCGTGAGTTGATGGTCGAAATGCTGAAGAGCGGCAATATCTGGTTCATCGATCCCAATACCAACATTACCCTCTTGTTGAACCAGATGGCAACCGGCACAACGGTCGTGCCCAACCCGTCGTCGGGGCAACGGACATCGACACAACCATCGCAGCCTGCGACGCCTGAGCAACCGGCGGCGCCGACGACGCCAACGACGCCGTAA
- a CDS encoding proton-conducting transporter transmembrane domain-containing protein: MEGMMGGNLALIGYLAPLSLAVVALIAWLSRSVNLTFQLGRIASIGSFLLLLGLGIVVFTSGPMVSPVIGVGEAGIALRLDALSVMMSWLVTLLGTLLIQFSRNYLDGDPHQKLFFIRLYLTVSAVLLMVLSGNLWQLVLAWIGMSLALHELLVFYPERPRALRAARKKFITARIGDVCLIVAAVLLAQTFGTTDLGMIREAAASALAGGTIPAGAAIAAILIVIVAALKSAMFPFHGWLLEVMETPTPVSALLHAGLLNAGIFLVVRFGELVFLSTPALILLIVLGGFTAIFASSSMITQTSVKVSLAYSSAAHMGFMIMLCGFGAHTVAIMHLIAHSCYKAHAFLSSGSIIEYVRDTGAQKLDTAPHPLSLLANMAVSVAVFLAVATAIGIDITKRPGETAMITIFMIAVAYLLVKGNTDKAPISVIGRTMLMATLVTMAFFALEVMAEALLGGAVAVYPPLDMPTMIAVVLAVVLFGIVMAFSAFLPALVNRPAWRALYVHLKNGFYANAMFDRFLDVFRLAR; this comes from the coding sequence ATGGAGGGTATGATGGGTGGCAATCTGGCGCTTATCGGGTATCTTGCGCCGCTGTCGCTGGCAGTTGTGGCGCTCATCGCGTGGCTGTCGCGGTCGGTTAATCTGACGTTTCAGCTTGGACGCATTGCCAGTATCGGTTCGTTCCTGCTGTTGCTTGGGCTTGGGATTGTCGTCTTCACCTCCGGTCCGATGGTCAGTCCGGTAATCGGCGTCGGCGAGGCGGGCATCGCCCTGCGCCTCGATGCGCTGAGCGTGATGATGTCGTGGTTGGTGACGCTGCTGGGGACGCTGCTGATCCAGTTCAGCCGCAACTATCTCGATGGCGATCCGCACCAGAAACTCTTTTTCATCCGCCTCTACCTGACGGTCAGCGCGGTTCTGTTGATGGTGCTGTCCGGTAATCTCTGGCAACTGGTTCTGGCGTGGATTGGCATGAGTCTTGCGTTGCACGAGCTGCTGGTGTTTTATCCTGAGCGTCCGCGCGCTCTTCGGGCTGCCCGCAAGAAATTCATTACCGCCCGCATCGGCGATGTGTGCCTGATCGTTGCTGCGGTGTTGCTCGCGCAAACATTTGGTACGACCGATCTGGGCATGATCCGTGAGGCGGCTGCCAGTGCGCTTGCAGGTGGAACCATCCCCGCCGGTGCTGCCATCGCAGCGATCCTGATCGTCATCGTCGCTGCGCTGAAATCGGCGATGTTCCCTTTCCATGGCTGGCTGCTCGAAGTGATGGAAACGCCAACCCCGGTGTCGGCGCTGCTGCACGCCGGTCTGCTCAATGCGGGCATCTTCCTGGTGGTGCGCTTTGGCGAACTGGTGTTCCTGTCGACCCCGGCGCTGATTCTGTTGATCGTGCTCGGCGGGTTCACGGCGATTTTCGCCTCGTCGTCAATGATTACGCAGACCAGCGTCAAGGTCTCGCTGGCGTATTCGAGCGCTGCGCATATGGGCTTTATGATTATGCTGTGCGGCTTTGGCGCGCACACGGTTGCAATTATGCACCTCATCGCTCACTCCTGCTACAAGGCGCACGCCTTCCTGTCGTCCGGCAGCATCATCGAGTATGTGCGGGATACCGGCGCCCAGAAACTCGACACCGCGCCGCACCCGCTCAGTCTCCTGGCAAATATGGCGGTTTCCGTGGCGGTCTTTCTAGCGGTCGCCACTGCCATCGGCATCGACATCACCAAGCGACCGGGTGAAACCGCGATGATCACGATATTTATGATTGCCGTCGCCTATTTGCTGGTGAAGGGCAATACCGACAAAGCGCCCATCTCTGTGATCGGACGCACGATGCTGATGGCTACCCTGGTGACGATGGCCTTCTTCGCTCTGGAGGTCATGGCTGAGGCGCTGCTCGGCGGCGCTGTGGCGGTCTATCCGCCGCTCGATATGCCGACGATGATCGCCGTGGTGCTGGCAGTTGTGCTCTTCGGCATCGTGATGGCGTTCAGCGCGTTCCTGCCTGCGCTGGTGAATCGCCCCGCGTGGCGGGCGCTCTATGTTCACCTCAAGAACGGTTTCTATGCTAACGCTATGTTCGACCGCTTCCTGGACGTCTTCCGACTGGCTCGCTGA